The Caldisericaceae bacterium genome includes a window with the following:
- the clpB gene encoding ATP-dependent chaperone ClpB: MDQNKFTEKAQEALIEAKEIAIKEGNQAVDVEHLLIAMINQQEGFVPIILDFLKVDKEKLINDLYYNIERFPKTHVSEDSQFYITNRLNTVFIGAENEAKAMGDEFITTEHLFLATLHDYEIGGIYTKYGITRENVLKAIQTIRGGEKVVDKNPEAKYKVLEKYGRDLVKLAREGKLDPVIGRDEEIRRTIQILSRRTKNNPILIGEAGVGKTAIVEGIAQRIVSQDVPETLKDKTIFQLDMAALIAGTKFRGEFEDRLKAVLDEIKKSDRQIILFIDEIHTIVGAGASSEGGMDASNMLKPALARGEIRTIGATTIDEYRKYFEKDAALQRRFQPVLVKEPSVEEAIAILRGLKEKYEVHHGVRIKDSAIVAAVKLSYRYITDRFLPDKAIDLIDEAASLLRMQIDSMPVELDEATRKLRLLEMEKKALEKEEDEESKAKLSQIEKEITSLKETVDRLTMKWKQEKSIIEEIRKIKSQIEDLKTKANLAQTQGDLDTAAKILYGDIPNLNKTLEEKYKELEKVQGENPLLKEEVGEEEIAQVVSKWTGIPVARMLKTEKEKLLNLEGSLRKRVKGQDQAISAVANAIRRARAGLSDPNRPFGSFIFLGPTGVGKTELAKALAEALFDTEKALIRIDMSEYMEKFSVSRLIGAPPGYVGYEEGGQLTEAVRRQPYSVILLDEIEKAHPDVFNILLQVLDDGRLTDSKGRTVDFRNTIIIMTSNIGSKYIAEINAIPGTAEYMEQYERIVDRVNDEMRHIFRPEFLNRIDEIVVFNPLSMKELKQIVELLLERTNEKLKEKDIILDCSEDVKTFIINKGFDPVYGARPLRRAIQKYIENPLAEFLLRENLEKGVVECFMDKGEVKFKVK; this comes from the coding sequence ATGGACCAAAACAAATTTACAGAAAAGGCCCAAGAAGCACTCATTGAAGCAAAAGAAATAGCCATAAAAGAAGGTAATCAGGCAGTAGACGTTGAGCACTTACTTATTGCGATGATAAACCAACAAGAAGGTTTTGTGCCGATTATTCTTGATTTCCTTAAAGTAGATAAAGAAAAACTGATAAACGATTTATACTATAACATCGAAAGATTCCCAAAAACCCATGTAAGCGAAGATTCGCAGTTCTACATTACAAATAGACTCAACACAGTCTTTATAGGGGCAGAAAATGAAGCAAAAGCAATGGGTGATGAGTTTATAACAACCGAACACCTATTTCTTGCAACCCTTCACGATTATGAGATTGGAGGCATTTACACAAAGTATGGTATTACAAGAGAAAATGTCCTTAAAGCAATTCAAACAATTCGAGGAGGTGAAAAGGTGGTTGACAAAAACCCTGAAGCAAAATACAAAGTTTTAGAAAAATACGGAAGAGACCTTGTAAAACTTGCAAGAGAAGGAAAACTTGACCCAGTAATAGGAAGAGATGAAGAAATAAGAAGGACAATACAGATCCTTTCAAGAAGAACAAAAAATAACCCAATTCTTATTGGGGAAGCAGGCGTTGGAAAAACAGCCATAGTCGAAGGGATTGCACAGAGAATCGTTTCTCAAGACGTGCCAGAAACCTTAAAAGATAAAACCATTTTTCAACTTGATATGGCAGCACTCATTGCTGGAACAAAGTTTAGAGGAGAGTTTGAAGACAGGCTTAAGGCAGTGCTTGATGAAATTAAAAAATCCGATAGACAAATCATCCTCTTCATTGATGAGATACATACAATCGTGGGTGCAGGAGCCTCTTCAGAAGGGGGAATGGATGCATCAAACATGCTTAAACCTGCTCTTGCAAGAGGAGAAATAAGAACAATTGGTGCAACAACAATAGACGAATACAGAAAATACTTCGAAAAAGATGCGGCTTTACAAAGAAGATTTCAACCAGTGCTTGTAAAAGAACCAAGTGTAGAAGAAGCCATTGCTATTTTAAGAGGCTTAAAAGAAAAATACGAAGTTCATCACGGAGTGAGAATTAAAGATTCAGCAATTGTTGCGGCTGTGAAACTCTCCTACAGGTATATAACCGACAGATTCCTTCCAGACAAGGCGATAGACCTTATTGATGAAGCAGCGTCTCTATTAAGAATGCAAATTGATAGTATGCCTGTTGAACTCGATGAAGCAACAAGAAAATTAAGACTCCTTGAAATGGAAAAGAAGGCACTTGAAAAAGAAGAAGATGAAGAATCAAAAGCAAAACTTTCTCAAATAGAAAAAGAAATTACCAGTCTAAAAGAAACTGTTGATCGTTTAACAATGAAGTGGAAACAAGAAAAATCAATTATCGAAGAAATTAGAAAGATAAAAAGCCAAATAGAAGATCTCAAGACAAAAGCAAATCTTGCTCAAACCCAAGGTGATCTTGATACAGCTGCAAAAATCCTCTATGGGGATATCCCAAACCTAAACAAAACTCTTGAAGAAAAATACAAAGAGCTCGAAAAAGTGCAGGGTGAAAACCCTCTTCTTAAAGAAGAAGTAGGAGAAGAAGAAATCGCACAAGTCGTTTCAAAATGGACAGGGATCCCAGTTGCAAGGATGCTTAAAACAGAAAAAGAGAAATTACTCAACCTTGAAGGTTCTTTAAGAAAAAGAGTTAAAGGACAGGATCAGGCAATCTCTGCTGTTGCAAATGCAATAAGACGTGCAAGGGCAGGGTTATCAGATCCAAATAGACCATTTGGGTCTTTCATTTTCCTTGGCCCAACTGGTGTTGGTAAAACAGAACTTGCAAAAGCACTAGCTGAAGCACTCTTTGATACAGAAAAAGCACTTATAAGAATTGATATGTCTGAATACATGGAAAAATTTTCTGTTTCAAGGCTCATTGGAGCACCCCCAGGTTACGTAGGATACGAAGAAGGAGGACAACTTACCGAAGCCGTGAGAAGACAACCCTATTCGGTAATCCTTCTTGATGAAATTGAAAAGGCACATCCAGATGTATTTAACATCCTCTTGCAGGTGCTTGATGATGGAAGGTTAACGGATTCAAAAGGAAGAACCGTTGATTTTAGAAACACAATTATAATAATGACTTCAAATATTGGAAGTAAATACATCGCAGAAATCAACGCAATCCCTGGAACGGCAGAATACATGGAACAATACGAAAGAATAGTCGATAGAGTCAATGACGAAATGAGACACATCTTTAGGCCAGAATTCCTTAACAGAATAGATGAAATCGTAGTATTTAACCCTCTTTCCATGAAAGAATTAAAACAAATTGTTGAACTCCTTCTTGAAAGAACGAATGAAAAACTCAAAGAAAAGGACATTATTTTAGATTGTTCAGAAGATGTAAAAACGTTCATCATCAACAAGGGATTTGACCCAGTTTACGGTGCAAGACCACTGAGAAGAGCCATTCAAAAGTACATAGAAAACCCCCTTGCAGAATTTTTACTCCGTGAAAACTTAGAAAAAGGTGTTGTGGAGTGTTTTATGGATAAAGGCGAAGTTAAATTCAAAGTAAAATGA
- a CDS encoding radical SAM protein translates to MGVTTIPHKVCSFNCIYCEIGFTTLQTLQRKEYINADDILNELKDFLSNNTNKIDHITFSGLGEPTLNIKLGYIIRELKKITTIPVAVLSNGSLITQEDVKADLLEADIVKFTLNAADDTTYRKINLSPPKVKVEDVIKGIVDFRKVFKNELWIEVLLVKGINNTIENYLNLYNALSLIRPDKIHINTIVRAPALKVSEPLSFYELLEASRIINHGSEVIYKKGSTRIAPQSQIINSSNSKSLS, encoded by the coding sequence TTGGGGGTAACTACAATACCTCATAAAGTATGTAGTTTTAATTGTATTTATTGTGAGATTGGATTTACTACACTTCAAACCTTACAAAGAAAAGAATACATAAATGCAGATGATATCTTAAATGAACTTAAAGACTTTTTATCAAACAACACAAACAAAATCGACCATATTACCTTTTCAGGTTTAGGTGAACCAACTCTTAACATAAAACTTGGCTACATAATAAGAGAACTTAAAAAGATAACAACCATACCTGTTGCAGTTTTATCGAATGGTTCCCTTATAACCCAAGAAGATGTAAAAGCGGACTTATTAGAGGCAGATATAGTTAAATTTACATTAAATGCAGCAGATGATACCACTTATAGAAAAATCAATCTAAGCCCTCCTAAAGTAAAAGTTGAAGATGTCATTAAAGGCATTGTTGATTTTAGAAAAGTCTTTAAAAATGAACTCTGGATAGAAGTCTTATTAGTAAAAGGAATCAACAATACCATTGAAAATTATCTAAATCTTTACAACGCCCTTTCTTTGATTAGACCTGATAAAATACATATAAATACCATTGTAAGAGCGCCTGCTTTAAAAGTTTCTGAGCCCTTATCTTTTTATGAACTACTTGAAGCCTCACGTATTATTAACCACGGTTCAGAGGTAATATACAAAAAGGGAAGCACAAGAATTGCACCTCAAAGCCAAATTATAAATTCTTCAAATTCAAAATCACTTAGTTAA
- a CDS encoding chromate transporter: MKKYFSLFFNFFKIGLFTIGGGYAMIPLMRETLVYRNNSLTEDEFLEMLAISQITPGPIAINMATFVGYREGGLVGSIFATVGVSLPSFITILLISIYFTNFIDIPWVKKFFLGILTGVVAEIVYITFDLFIKAKKTIFYLSILLLSIIELFVLKIDPIYVILIGGALGIVFGKFFEVKNAH, translated from the coding sequence ATGAAGAAGTATTTTTCATTGTTTTTTAATTTCTTTAAAATAGGTCTCTTTACTATCGGTGGTGGTTATGCAATGATACCCCTTATGAGAGAAACTTTAGTTTATAGAAACAATTCTTTAACCGAAGATGAATTTCTTGAGATGCTTGCTATCTCCCAAATAACACCAGGACCTATTGCAATAAATATGGCTACGTTTGTTGGGTATAGAGAGGGAGGTTTAGTTGGTTCTATCTTTGCAACTGTAGGGGTTTCTTTGCCGTCTTTTATTACAATTTTGCTTATATCGATTTACTTTACCAATTTTATTGATATTCCTTGGGTAAAAAAATTTTTTCTTGGCATTCTTACTGGTGTTGTTGCAGAAATTGTCTATATTACATTTGACCTCTTTATAAAAGCAAAAAAAACAATTTTTTACTTATCAATACTTTTACTTTCCATTATTGAGTTGTTTGTTCTAAAAATTGATCCAATTTATGTTATTTTAATTGGCGGGGCTTTGGGTATAGTTTTTGGAAAGTTCTTTGAGGTAAAAAATGCTCATTAG
- a CDS encoding amidase domain-containing protein produces MKKRLILSVLVLVLLFSTFSIKVFSADDYTIGKREITRYIDSKGLNLKEGTPEYFDFLNNLLWGEYNKDLQNSPYFRKIVKYAAYYYAHPEILYPAQCKDRLDDIITNNNTKSTTWVYNPSLAVNYAYQYSIEGGKGQNPDFPDFRNKGGDCTNFASRVVNAGKVPIDGSGTCSSYSTITKWYVNRAQWWCLQSRWAWSTSWSIVGDFYTYQSQYKNNATSSVFGISQINSLRASAVPGDVIQLETGGSKWHSLIVTKKQNGETYLTYHSGPNGYDCVDHSLQSIINGHSIIDHFYLLHFH; encoded by the coding sequence ATGAAAAAAAGATTGATTTTATCCGTTTTAGTTCTGGTTTTGTTGTTTAGTACATTTAGTATAAAAGTTTTTTCAGCAGATGATTACACCATCGGCAAGCGGGAGATTACAAGATACATTGATTCCAAAGGACTTAATCTAAAAGAGGGTACTCCTGAATATTTTGATTTTTTGAATAACTTACTGTGGGGTGAGTATAACAAAGATTTACAAAATTCACCATACTTCAGGAAAATTGTTAAATATGCTGCATATTACTATGCACACCCAGAAATCCTATATCCTGCACAATGCAAAGATCGTTTAGATGATATCATCACCAATAATAACACCAAGAGTACTACATGGGTATACAATCCATCCTTAGCTGTGAACTATGCCTATCAGTATTCGATTGAGGGTGGCAAAGGCCAAAATCCAGATTTTCCTGATTTTAGGAACAAAGGTGGTGACTGCACTAATTTTGCAAGTCGGGTGGTGAATGCAGGAAAAGTTCCAATTGATGGGAGTGGTACTTGTTCAAGCTATTCAACTATTACAAAATGGTATGTAAACAGAGCACAATGGTGGTGCTTACAATCAAGATGGGCATGGTCTACTTCTTGGTCTATTGTAGGAGATTTCTATACATATCAAAGCCAGTACAAAAATAACGCCACCTCTTCAGTATTTGGAATAAGTCAAATTAATTCTCTGAGAGCTTCTGCTGTTCCAGGTGATGTTATCCAACTCGAAACTGGTGGGAGTAAATGGCATTCACTAATAGTAACCAAAAAACAAAATGGAGAAACATATTTGACTTATCACTCTGGCCCTAATGGTTATGATTGTGTTGACCATTCCTTACAGTCAATAATTAATGGTCATAGCATTATTGACCACTTTTACCTTTTGCATTTCCACTAA
- a CDS encoding MFS transporter → MENKENQIFEKIKNRFYLHFPSFKYRNFRLFFFGQLVSVVGSWMQATAQGWLVLQITNSPFKLGLLSAVQFLPALFLSLYAGVLIDKFSKKKILIFTQSSLAVLAFILGLLITLRVIQYYQILIIAFLMGLINTIDMPARQSFYIELVPKEHLMNSIALNSSAFNLARIFGPVISGVLIGIVGYSWSFYLNALSFLPVIAALFFIVERTPSIRKFSFKELQNVNKDVVSGLEYIAKIPIILLIFALFTIVNIFGLNFNVLIPTLAKDVFNLHATEYGFLMSLLGVGALTSSTLLAVISYKGVKHLYLFFSALLLGLTQIFIGLIHHLTYVSVFVALSGFAMVLFLNTANTLLQMECEESYRGRVMSIYSLILLGFTPFGALLTGTLSEKVSVNFTFVFVGVIILISVVYIYFKRYNKIFGVSSLNIRHASGPYEGNLPKK, encoded by the coding sequence ATGGAAAATAAAGAAAATCAAATTTTTGAGAAAATTAAAAATAGATTTTATTTACACTTTCCTTCTTTTAAGTATAGAAATTTTAGACTATTCTTTTTTGGCCAACTTGTTTCGGTGGTAGGCAGTTGGATGCAAGCTACAGCCCAAGGTTGGCTTGTATTACAGATTACGAATTCCCCTTTCAAGTTGGGTCTTTTATCTGCTGTGCAATTTTTACCAGCGCTATTTTTATCACTTTATGCAGGAGTTCTCATTGATAAATTCTCTAAGAAGAAGATCCTTATATTTACACAATCTTCTTTAGCCGTCCTTGCCTTTATTTTAGGATTACTTATAACACTCAGAGTTATACAATATTACCAAATTTTAATTATCGCCTTTTTAATGGGACTTATTAATACAATTGATATGCCTGCAAGACAATCTTTCTATATTGAACTTGTTCCAAAAGAGCATCTTATGAACTCTATTGCTTTAAACTCATCTGCATTTAATCTTGCGCGTATCTTTGGACCTGTAATTTCAGGTGTCCTCATTGGCATTGTGGGATACTCTTGGAGTTTTTATTTGAACGCCTTAAGCTTTTTGCCTGTAATCGCTGCTCTATTTTTTATAGTTGAAAGAACACCATCTATTAGAAAATTCTCTTTTAAAGAACTTCAAAATGTAAATAAGGATGTTGTTTCTGGTTTAGAGTACATCGCTAAGATTCCTATTATCCTTTTAATATTTGCATTGTTTACCATCGTAAATATTTTTGGACTCAATTTTAACGTGTTGATACCTACACTTGCAAAAGATGTGTTTAATTTACACGCAACTGAATATGGTTTTCTTATGTCTCTTTTAGGAGTTGGTGCGTTAACGAGCTCCACATTACTTGCCGTTATTAGTTATAAAGGAGTAAAACATCTGTATCTATTCTTTAGTGCATTGCTTCTTGGTTTAACTCAGATTTTTATTGGGCTTATACATCATTTGACTTATGTTTCAGTGTTTGTTGCACTATCTGGTTTTGCAATGGTGCTTTTTCTCAATACGGCAAATACTCTCTTGCAGATGGAATGTGAGGAATCTTACAGAGGAAGGGTTATGAGTATTTACTCACTTATACTACTTGGTTTTACTCCGTTTGGTGCGCTTCTTACAGGAACTTTAAGTGAAAAGGTATCGGTTAATTTTACTTTTGTTTTTGTTGGTGTGATCATTTTGATTTCAGTAGTATACATTTACTTTAAACGTTACAATAAAATTTTTGGAGTTAGCTCTTTAAATATAAGGCATGCAAGTGGGCCTTACGAAGGAAACCTCCCTAAAAAATGA
- a CDS encoding ABC transporter ATP-binding protein, whose translation MSKVEVKEVSVNYEGFLAVDRVSFSLPYGKHLAIIGPSGCGKTTLLKAIAGLMPYEGEILRPEGPVGYMPQKGVLLPWFFVLKNLEIPLLIKGYSPKEAKERIYPLLEQFGLKGFENSYPKVLSGGMYQRASLLRTLLTDSELLLLDEPFGAVDALNRRKLWLYLEEMRLKFYFSTIMVTHDVEEAVFLSDVVIIMHGYPGKVQEIVNVDIPHPRTIDTLKEATFISIVEYVLSQIINENS comes from the coding sequence ATGTCAAAAGTAGAGGTTAAAGAAGTTAGCGTCAATTACGAAGGTTTTCTTGCAGTAGATAGGGTAAGTTTTTCACTTCCCTACGGTAAGCATCTTGCAATAATTGGTCCCTCAGGTTGCGGTAAAACTACACTTCTTAAGGCAATTGCAGGCCTTATGCCTTATGAAGGTGAAATTTTACGCCCTGAGGGGCCTGTAGGATATATGCCACAAAAAGGCGTGCTACTCCCATGGTTTTTCGTTCTTAAAAATCTTGAAATACCATTATTAATAAAGGGGTATTCTCCAAAAGAAGCAAAAGAAAGAATATACCCACTACTTGAACAATTTGGCTTAAAAGGTTTTGAAAACAGTTATCCTAAGGTGCTTTCGGGTGGTATGTACCAAAGAGCGTCTCTACTTAGAACTCTATTAACAGATTCAGAGCTTCTGCTTTTAGATGAACCCTTTGGTGCAGTGGATGCCCTAAACAGAAGAAAACTCTGGCTTTATCTTGAGGAAATGAGGTTAAAATTTTATTTTTCAACAATTATGGTGACTCATGATGTTGAAGAAGCGGTATTTCTTTCAGATGTGGTTATCATTATGCATGGTTATCCTGGAAAAGTGCAAGAAATTGTCAATGTGGATATTCCTCATCCAAGGACAATTGATACTTTAAAAGAGGCTACGTTTATTTCAATAGTAGAATATGTGCTTTCCCAAATAATCAATGAAAATAGTTAA
- the rsmG gene encoding 16S rRNA (guanine(527)-N(7))-methyltransferase RsmG — translation MNFRELLANALKEVSIPFDESHLTYFEIYKNLLVEWNKSINLTAIENEENIIYKHFIDSIMVLKVVDEFSSLLDIGSGAGFPGIPLKIAKRNSELTLIESQKKKALFLEILLERLSLSESVVYTTRAEELAKGDLREHFDLVCEREFGKLSLNLEIGMPFVKKGGHLVLHKGEKDIKALPNYEPFIEELGGSIESIFSYKLNDPLNRYLVKIKKEWHTPKRYPRSYSALLKEVKRWEGINHTNN, via the coding sequence ATGAATTTTAGAGAATTATTAGCAAACGCCCTTAAGGAAGTATCAATTCCATTTGACGAATCTCACTTAACTTACTTTGAAATTTATAAAAACCTCCTTGTAGAATGGAATAAGTCCATAAATTTAACTGCTATTGAAAATGAAGAAAACATAATTTACAAACACTTTATAGACTCTATTATGGTGCTTAAGGTAGTGGATGAATTTTCAAGTTTGCTTGACATAGGAAGTGGAGCAGGTTTTCCAGGTATTCCTCTAAAAATTGCAAAAAGAAATTCGGAACTTACACTCATTGAATCTCAAAAGAAAAAGGCGTTGTTTCTTGAAATTTTACTTGAAAGGCTTTCGTTAAGTGAGAGTGTTGTATACACTACAAGAGCAGAAGAACTTGCAAAAGGAGACTTAAGGGAACATTTTGACCTCGTATGCGAAAGGGAGTTTGGTAAACTTTCCTTAAATCTTGAAATTGGGATGCCTTTTGTTAAAAAAGGAGGACATCTTGTTCTACATAAGGGGGAAAAAGATATAAAAGCATTACCAAATTACGAACCTTTTATAGAAGAACTAGGTGGCTCAATAGAAAGTATTTTTTCATACAAATTAAATGACCCCCTAAATCGGTATCTTGTAAAGATTAAAAAAGAGTGGCATACACCAAAAAGATACCCAAGGAGTTATTCAGCACTTCTAAAAGAGGTTAAAAGGTGGGAAGGCATAAACCACACAAACAATTAG
- a CDS encoding chromate transporter, producing MLIRMFFEFFKIGIVTLGGGQAMLPILQHSLVRELRWITQEKFLYFVSVAEVTPGPVALNMATFIGYDLGGVIGSIIATLGVIAPSFLIILIVAHFEKKFKENAIYRRFMLGVKPVIIALLINASYLIIQHSFTTPVYYLMALVGLFIFTLYKKSPVLILLIAGFTGIFILK from the coding sequence ATGCTCATTAGAATGTTTTTTGAATTTTTTAAGATTGGTATTGTAACCTTAGGCGGTGGACAGGCGATGCTTCCAATCCTTCAGCATTCTTTGGTAAGAGAGTTGCGCTGGATAACTCAAGAGAAGTTTCTTTATTTCGTCTCTGTTGCCGAGGTTACACCAGGGCCTGTTGCGTTAAACATGGCAACCTTTATTGGCTATGATCTTGGAGGAGTAATTGGTTCTATTATTGCAACACTTGGAGTTATAGCACCATCATTCCTTATTATTCTTATTGTAGCACATTTTGAAAAAAAGTTTAAAGAAAACGCTATTTACAGAAGATTTATGCTTGGAGTCAAACCTGTTATAATTGCTCTTCTTATAAATGCATCCTACTTAATTATTCAGCATAGTTTTACAACCCCTGTATACTATCTTATGGCTCTTGTAGGTTTGTTTATTTTTACGCTCTATAAAAAATCACCTGTTTTAATCCTTCTTATTGCAGGTTTTACAGGTATTTTTATCCTTAAATAA
- a CDS encoding ABC transporter substrate-binding protein, giving the protein MKKLTVFLVVFMLFLVSTGCAPRETKLSNVTNVILMLDWTPNTNHTGIYVAVEKGYFSKRNLNVKIIQPSEVWPESAVSSGKADFGISFQEGLTRYVVNENAPLVAISAILQQSTSGLIWLKESGINSPKDFANKTYGGWGSTWENTIVDYIAEQNGVDPKTVRKVELGVFDQITGLEKHVYDFTWIFYGWEGIDAKIRKLDFTFYPLKDYIEGFNHYSPIFITSRDMVENKKDVVRAFVEAISEGYTYAAKNPEEGATILLKYAPELNKDLVMESQKWLSPYYLNENGCFGYMKPSVWENFTNLMVKLKVINSFPENLDEFFTNEFLPCQK; this is encoded by the coding sequence ATGAAGAAGTTAACGGTTTTTTTAGTAGTATTTATGCTTTTTTTAGTTTCAACTGGTTGTGCACCAAGAGAAACAAAACTTTCTAATGTAACTAATGTAATTCTTATGCTTGACTGGACACCAAACACAAACCATACAGGTATATACGTTGCCGTTGAAAAAGGTTACTTTTCTAAAAGGAATCTCAATGTGAAAATCATTCAGCCATCTGAAGTATGGCCAGAGAGTGCAGTATCCTCGGGTAAAGCTGATTTTGGTATCTCCTTCCAAGAGGGCTTAACGCGGTATGTGGTTAATGAGAATGCTCCACTTGTTGCAATTTCAGCAATACTTCAGCAGAGCACATCTGGACTTATATGGTTAAAAGAAAGCGGAATTAATTCACCCAAAGATTTTGCTAATAAGACTTATGGGGGTTGGGGTTCAACTTGGGAAAACACTATTGTAGATTATATTGCAGAACAAAACGGAGTAGATCCTAAAACAGTTAGAAAGGTAGAACTCGGAGTTTTTGATCAGATTACAGGACTTGAGAAGCATGTTTACGATTTTACTTGGATTTTTTATGGTTGGGAAGGAATTGATGCAAAAATAAGGAAATTGGATTTTACGTTTTACCCTTTAAAAGACTATATAGAAGGGTTTAACCACTACTCACCCATTTTTATTACAAGTAGAGATATGGTAGAAAACAAAAAAGATGTTGTAAGAGCTTTTGTTGAGGCAATTTCAGAAGGATATACATACGCAGCGAAAAACCCAGAAGAGGGAGCTACCATACTTCTTAAATATGCACCTGAACTCAATAAAGATCTTGTTATGGAATCTCAAAAATGGCTTTCACCTTATTATCTTAATGAAAATGGTTGTTTTGGCTATATGAAACCATCAGTATGGGAAAACTTCACCAATCTTATGGTAAAATTAAAAGTGATAAACTCTTTCCCTGAAAACTTAGATGAATTTTTTACAAACGAATTTTTACCATGTCAAAAGTAG
- a CDS encoding PQQ-binding-like beta-propeller repeat protein, producing MILQVHPYLELLTHNNNSFYEKSMRRVVVILLILFFILLSQGCDKSTHTSVPVFYGQYCNAQRTSYRDVEGLKELPNKVSWQYTLTEADEIFFITMDAPTVEENRVFMVSGSIMSCVDLDTGKEIWRKSYPDPFPPFSEFNYSPVVYEDKLIVVEGFPAAQYLAAFDKNTGELLWKSELIGNMEVNDTSRHPLIINGKIYLAASSAESYKKNKDAQAGIWVWDIETGEVLDKIFIEPVAEPVVGKYRSMFPVSVALAADGSDIYGVTQFTNDSTYRTYIFSYDTLRKKFTWFEPVGEEGFRSPGYRAQIAVDNNFVAVGMVGDQWGEPEPQFFIKVFDKTSHKPLWQNISETSRELNPVFTISHLAIHNGKLYAMTMDKRLACFNIETGEIVWSFKDKDWQSNWWNTWNKDENRFREHDIVISKDVVYFNVDKAIYAFDTEAGKLLWRKVVKKGHSFINMMPVDNGLIVRYQDNRAGYDMPQEPSVAELWK from the coding sequence ATGATTTTGCAAGTTCATCCGTATTTAGAACTGCTTACCCACAACAATAATAGTTTTTATGAGAAGAGTATGAGAAGAGTTGTAGTAATATTATTAATATTGTTTTTTATATTATTATCTCAAGGTTGTGATAAATCAACACATACTTCTGTCCCTGTTTTTTATGGTCAATACTGTAATGCTCAACGCACATCCTACCGAGATGTTGAAGGATTAAAAGAACTTCCTAACAAAGTATCATGGCAATATACACTTACCGAAGCAGATGAAATTTTTTTTATCACAATGGATGCTCCTACTGTTGAAGAGAACAGAGTGTTTATGGTAAGTGGTAGTATAATGAGTTGCGTTGATTTAGATACAGGGAAAGAAATTTGGAGAAAGAGTTATCCGGATCCTTTCCCTCCTTTTTCTGAGTTTAATTATTCGCCAGTTGTTTATGAAGACAAATTGATTGTTGTTGAAGGTTTTCCTGCTGCTCAATACCTTGCCGCATTTGATAAAAATACAGGAGAGTTACTCTGGAAAAGCGAACTCATTGGTAATATGGAAGTAAACGACACATCACGTCACCCGTTGATCATTAATGGAAAGATTTACCTTGCAGCATCAAGTGCAGAGAGTTATAAGAAAAATAAAGATGCACAGGCTGGTATATGGGTTTGGGATATAGAAACAGGGGAAGTTTTGGATAAGATATTTATAGAGCCTGTAGCAGAACCAGTCGTTGGGAAGTATCGCTCAATGTTTCCCGTATCAGTGGCTCTTGCAGCAGACGGTTCAGACATCTACGGAGTTACACAGTTCACTAATGATAGCACATACCGGACTTATATATTCTCTTATGATACTCTAAGAAAAAAATTTACATGGTTTGAACCAGTTGGCGAAGAAGGCTTTAGATCTCCTGGTTATAGAGCACAAATTGCAGTAGATAACAACTTTGTTGCTGTAGGTATGGTTGGAGACCAGTGGGGTGAACCTGAGCCTCAATTCTTCATTAAAGTTTTTGATAAGACTTCGCATAAGCCGTTGTGGCAAAACATTTCAGAGACTAGTAGAGAATTAAACCCTGTATTTACTATTTCACATTTAGCTATTCATAATGGGAAGCTCTATGCGATGACTATGGATAAAAGATTAGCTTGTTTCAATATTGAGACAGGAGAAATAGTATGGAGTTTTAAAGATAAGGATTGGCAGAGCAACTGGTGGAACACTTGGAATAAAGATGAAAATCGTTTTAGAGAACACGATATAGTTATTTCAAAGGATGTTGTTTATTTTAATGTAGATAAGGCAATTTATGCATTCGATACAGAAGCAGGAAAATTATTATGGCGCAAGGTAGTTAAGAAAGGACATAGTTTTATTAACATGATGCCTGTGGATAATGGTTTAATAGTGCGTTATCAAGATAACCGTGCTGGGTATGACATGCCTCAGGAGCCTTCTGTCGCTGAACTATGGAAGTAA